CGTGGCGTATCGGGCGTGGCCATCGCGAAATTGCCGCCCATCGCGATGAAGACCCGGATCTGTCCGGCGAGCATTGCCGAGATCGTGTCGACGACGCCCAGGCCTTCGCGGCGCGGTGGCGCGAAGTCGAAGACCTGCCCGATCCGGTCGAGGAATGCGGCCGTCGGCTTCTCGTTGATGCCGACGGTGCGGTCGCCCTGGACGTTGCTGTGACCGCGCACGGGGCAGAGCCCTGCGCCCGGACGGCCGATGTTGCCGCGCAGGAGCATGAGGTTGACGATCATCTGGATCGTTGCCACCGCCTGCTTGTGTTGCGTGATGCCCATGCCCCAGGTCGCGATGACCCGCTCGCCGCGCAGATAAACGTCTGCAATCTGGCACATCTGCGCCTGCGACACGCCGGACGCGCGTTCAAGGTCATCCCAGCGCTCGGCGCGCACGTCGGCGGCGAAGCCGTCGAAGCCGTGCGTGTGTTCGGCGATGAAGGCGTCGTCGAGCAGGGCGGGGTCGCCGTTGGCGCGGGCCTCGGCATCACGCGCCAGCACGTGTTTGATGACGCCCTTCACGAAAGCGAAGTCGCCGCCGCTCGCCGGCGTGACATAGTGGCCGCTGATGGCCGTGCCGCCCATGCTCAGCATTTCCCCCGCACTTTGCGGGTCCGCGAAGCGCTCGAGGCCGCGCTCATGCAACAGGTTGATCGAGACGATGGTCGCGCCGCGTTTGGCCGCTTCGCGCAACTCGCCGAGCATGCGCGGATGGTTGGTGCCCGGGTTTTGCCCGAACAACAGCAACGTATCGGCCTGTTCGAAGTCTTCGAGCGTCACCGTGCCTTTGCCCAGACCGACGACCGGGGGCAACCCCACGCTGGTCGGCTCATGACACATATTCGAACAATCGGGGAAGTTGTTCGTGCCGTACCGACGCACAAACAGTTGATATAGGAATGCCGCTTCGTTGCTCGTGCGTCCCGAGGTGTAGAACGCCGCCTGGTCGGGGTCGGGCAACGCACGCAGATGCTCGCCGATCATGGCGAACGCGGCATCCCATTCGATGGGCAGATAGCGATCGGTGGCGGCGTCGTAGCGCATCGGATGCGTGAGGCGGCCGTAACCTTCAAGCGTGTAGTCGTCGAGTTCGAGCAACTCGGTGACGGTGTGCGCGGCGAAGAACTCGGGCGTCACCCGGCGCTTGGTCGCTTCGGCCGCGACGGCCTTTGCGCCGTTTTCACAGAATTCGAAGGTCGACGCATGCTCGCGGTCCGGCCAGGCGCAGCCGGGGCAATCGAAGCCGCTGGGCTGGTTCGCGCTGAGTAGCGTGCGCGCGCCTTTGAGCGGGATGCCTTGCGTGACGAGTTGGATGGCGACGTTCTTGAGCGCGCCCCAACCGCCGGCAGGGCGGTCGTACGGGGCAATTTTCGGGGCAGACATGGCGCGTGTTCGGGCAAGAGTGACCGGCGCATTGCGCCAACTTCGGGGGAGCGCAACGTCCAGAGGAAAACGGTTGACGTAAAATAGGCAAATTGATGCATAATTGCGAGACATTTCGCCCGCAACTTCGCGCGAATGTCGAGCGGGTAATGCCCGTTAGATCGACGTTTGTAGGCATGGTATCAGGATTTTGCATAAATTGATTTATGCAATTAATAGCATATAAGGTGAGCTCATGAAGCGTATCTCAATTGCCCCGCAACTTCGTTTTCGCCATGACGGCAACGACCTGCCGCTCGACAAGGTGTTGTCGCTGCTCACGGAGGTGCAGGCGCACGGCAACTTGCAGGCCGCCAGTCAGGTGCTGGGGCAGTCGTACCGTGGCGCATGGGGGCACGTGAAGGAAGTGGAGTCGCTCATGGGTGCGCCGTTGCTCACGATGGCGCGCGGGCGCGGCGCCGTGCTTACGCCGCTCGCGCAGCGATTGCTCTGGGGGCAGAAGCGCCTGCAGGCAAGGCTCGGGCCGTTGCTGGAGACGATGGCATCCGAATTGCAGACCGAACTCGACGATTTGTTGCTTCAGGAAACCGGCCAGTTGCGGCTTTTCGCGAGTCACGGTCTGGCGGTGGCGGCGCTGGTCGATTTCGCGGGACGTGCGGGGTTGCCCATCGACGTCAGCTATCGCGGCAGCATTGAAGCGATTGCCGCGCTGGCCAAGCACGAATGCGAAGTCGCGAGCTTTCACGTGCCGATTGGCGCGCTCGCCGAGCCGGTGCTCGAGCAGTACATGCCGCTGCTCAAGGGCAAGTCGTATCGCGTGGTGGATGTGGCGTCGCGGCGTCTCGGTTTGCTCGTAGCGCGCGGCAACCCGCTCGGCATCAGGACACTGGCCGATCTGCCGCGCACGGGCGCGCGCTTCGCGAACCGCGAGCGCGGGTCAGGTACGCGCATCATTTACGACCTGCTGCTGGCGCAGGACGGCATCGATCCCGCGACCGTGGCCGGTGCCGAGAACATCGAATTCACACATGCCGCCGTCGCCGCCTATATCGCCAGCGGACGCGCCGACGCGGGTCTCGCCATCGAAGCTGCCGCGAATCAGTTCGGCCTCGATTTCATCCCGATCCTCACGGAGCGTTACTGCCTGATGTTCCCTGAGAGTGGCGGCGAGTCCCCGCATCTTCAGGCTTTGCTTGAGATTCTTCAGAGCGGCGAATACCGGCAGGCCGTTCACGCCATCCCGGGCTACAGCGAAGGGGCGACGGGGTTGGTGGCGTCGCTGTCCGAAGCGTTTCCGTCGTTGGGGTAATGTTTTCCATGTGTATTTTTATGCATATATGGTGCGGGACGTTTTTCAATGACCGAGGCCCGGCCCGCATGGGCTGGATGTCTGCATCATGCTGCGATGCAGCGCGAATGCTCGCGTGAGGATATCGGTATTTGCACGAGGCTTGTTGGGGCGGAGCGTTTGGTCTACTGTCATAAGGACTGAGCCCCCAAAAGACTTATCGTCATCATATGCAATGAAGAACATATGAGATGAGGTCTTGCCCCAGGAGACAATTCGAGATGGTGCCCACACCTCATGCGACGCTCGCGTCGCTGCTGGCTCGCCACGCCGGCCGCGCACACGAGTTGTTGCCGTTGCTGCATGCCTTGCAGGACACGGAAGGCTATGTCGATCCCGCCCACGTGCCGGCCATCGCTGCCGCGCTGAACCTCTCGCGTGCCGAAGTCCACGGCGTCATCACCTTCTATCACCACTTTCGCAGCGCGCCGCCACCGTCGACCGTCGTACAGGTCTGCCGGGCGGAAGCCTGTCGCAGTCGCGACGGCGAAGCGCTCGTCGCCCATGTGCAAGCCCGTACCGGCGCGCACAT
The Pandoraea oxalativorans genome window above contains:
- a CDS encoding FdhF/YdeP family oxidoreductase; the protein is MSAPKIAPYDRPAGGWGALKNVAIQLVTQGIPLKGARTLLSANQPSGFDCPGCAWPDREHASTFEFCENGAKAVAAEATKRRVTPEFFAAHTVTELLELDDYTLEGYGRLTHPMRYDAATDRYLPIEWDAAFAMIGEHLRALPDPDQAAFYTSGRTSNEAAFLYQLFVRRYGTNNFPDCSNMCHEPTSVGLPPVVGLGKGTVTLEDFEQADTLLLFGQNPGTNHPRMLGELREAAKRGATIVSINLLHERGLERFADPQSAGEMLSMGGTAISGHYVTPASGGDFAFVKGVIKHVLARDAEARANGDPALLDDAFIAEHTHGFDGFAADVRAERWDDLERASGVSQAQMCQIADVYLRGERVIATWGMGITQHKQAVATIQMIVNLMLLRGNIGRPGAGLCPVRGHSNVQGDRTVGINEKPTAAFLDRIGQVFDFAPPRREGLGVVDTISAMLAGQIRVFIAMGGNFAMATPDTPRTWEGLRQCDLTVHVATKLNRSHLVHGRDALILPCLGRTEIDRQNGAVQGVSVEDSMSMVHLSYGINAPASAHLRSEPAIVAGMAQATMGRAVGGHDDWHWYTEDYDRIRDAIAATFDDFADFNRRVRHPGGFRLSVPPSERQWLTANGRANFTTHPLPAELPIDVARKQAGDRGADVLQLATIRSHDQYNTTIYGLNDRYRGVFGQRRVVFANIEDLDARGLRAGERIDLIGVWNDGIARRADDFLLVAYDIPRGSIAAYYPETNGLVPLDAVADGAGTPTSKSVPVLLERRLG
- a CDS encoding substrate-binding domain-containing protein, translated to MKRISIAPQLRFRHDGNDLPLDKVLSLLTEVQAHGNLQAASQVLGQSYRGAWGHVKEVESLMGAPLLTMARGRGAVLTPLAQRLLWGQKRLQARLGPLLETMASELQTELDDLLLQETGQLRLFASHGLAVAALVDFAGRAGLPIDVSYRGSIEAIAALAKHECEVASFHVPIGALAEPVLEQYMPLLKGKSYRVVDVASRRLGLLVARGNPLGIRTLADLPRTGARFANRERGSGTRIIYDLLLAQDGIDPATVAGAENIEFTHAAVAAYIASGRADAGLAIEAAANQFGLDFIPILTERYCLMFPESGGESPHLQALLEILQSGEYRQAVHAIPGYSEGATGLVASLSEAFPSLG
- a CDS encoding NAD(P)H-dependent oxidoreductase subunit E; translation: MVPTPHATLASLLARHAGRAHELLPLLHALQDTEGYVDPAHVPAIAAALNLSRAEVHGVITFYHHFRSAPPPSTVVQVCRAEACRSRDGEALVAHVQARTGAHIDGDACHGVGVESVYCLGQCALSPAVTINGELHARVSPARFDVLLADAVASKEGRHD